In a single window of the Micromonospora sp. WMMD1155 genome:
- a CDS encoding 3-oxoacyl-ACP reductase, with protein MTDRYASFVQSAAGRALVKRLGLPDPPRLRRHHPGDPLLPGPAVLGAATGGRLAEPVGTILTTAGVELRDAADAGPQDRFGALVYDASGITDSTQLRRLYDFFHPHARAVLPSGRVIVLGTPPNECPTPREATAQRALEGLVRSIGKEFGRGTTAQLVYVTRQVDGTGTLTSLESTLRFLLSGRSAYVSGQVIRVGAGEASVPADWERPLDGQVVLVTGAARGIGAALAKVLARDGARVVALDIPAAGDALAAVANDIGGTAVQLDLTAPDAPTRLADHLASRHGRVDVVVHNAGITRDKTLGRMDADRWDQVLDVNLSSQERINDVLLERGLIPVGGRIVSVSSIAGIAGNRGQTNYATSKAGVIGLVDSLAPTLRERGISVNAVAPGFIETRLTARIPLVVREAGRRMNSLAQGGLPVDVAETIGWLAWPASGAVSGNVVRVCGQSLLGA; from the coding sequence ATGACCGACAGGTACGCGAGCTTCGTCCAATCGGCCGCCGGCCGCGCGCTGGTCAAGCGCCTCGGGCTCCCCGATCCGCCTCGACTGCGCCGGCACCACCCCGGCGACCCGCTGCTGCCCGGGCCGGCAGTGCTCGGCGCGGCCACCGGCGGTCGGCTCGCCGAGCCGGTCGGCACGATCCTGACCACCGCCGGGGTCGAGCTGCGCGATGCCGCCGACGCCGGACCTCAGGACCGCTTCGGAGCACTGGTGTACGACGCCAGCGGCATCACCGACTCCACCCAGCTCCGCCGGCTCTACGACTTCTTCCACCCGCACGCCCGGGCCGTGCTGCCCAGTGGCCGGGTGATCGTGCTGGGCACCCCGCCGAACGAGTGCCCGACGCCCCGCGAGGCGACCGCCCAGCGCGCCCTGGAAGGGCTGGTCCGCAGCATCGGCAAGGAGTTCGGTCGGGGCACCACCGCCCAGCTCGTCTACGTGACCCGCCAGGTCGACGGCACCGGCACGCTCACGAGTCTCGAATCGACTCTCCGGTTCCTGCTCTCCGGGCGGTCGGCGTACGTCTCCGGTCAGGTGATCCGGGTCGGCGCGGGCGAGGCGAGCGTCCCGGCCGACTGGGAGCGCCCTTTGGACGGGCAGGTGGTGCTGGTCACCGGTGCCGCCCGGGGGATCGGGGCGGCGCTGGCGAAGGTGCTCGCCCGCGACGGCGCGCGGGTGGTGGCCCTGGACATCCCCGCCGCCGGGGACGCGCTCGCGGCGGTGGCGAACGACATCGGCGGCACCGCCGTGCAGCTCGACCTGACCGCACCGGACGCGCCGACCCGGCTCGCCGACCACCTGGCCAGTCGGCACGGCCGGGTCGACGTGGTGGTGCACAACGCCGGTATCACCCGGGACAAGACGCTCGGCCGGATGGATGCCGACCGGTGGGACCAGGTCCTCGACGTCAACCTCTCCAGCCAGGAGCGGATCAACGACGTGCTGCTGGAGCGGGGGTTGATCCCGGTCGGCGGGCGAATCGTGTCGGTCTCCTCGATCGCCGGGATCGCCGGCAACCGGGGCCAGACCAACTACGCCACCAGCAAGGCCGGGGTGATCGGGCTGGTCGACTCGCTCGCCCCGACCCTGCGGGAGCGGGGCATCAGCGTCAACGCGGTGGCTCCCGGCTTCATCGAGACCCGGCTGACCGCGCGCATCCCGCTGGTGGTCCGGGAGGCGGGGCGGCGGATGAACAGCCTGGCCCAGGGCGGCCTGCCGGTGGACGTGGCCGAGACGATCGGCTGGTTGGCCTGGCCGGCGAGCGGCGCGGTCAGCGGGAACGTGGTCCGGGTCTGCGGCCAGAGCCTGCTGGGGGCGTGA
- a CDS encoding MaoC/PaaZ C-terminal domain-containing protein — protein MPAVGALNRRALLGALPGLGGGRRGSGLPAVELTVGGVTVDRARLADYDRVCGFRLSDRLPGTFPHVLGFPLALRLMTLPAFPLPLTGLVHIGNRIAVHRPITADETLDFTAYAENLRPHDRGRQVDVVLVGSVDGETVWEGVSTYLGRERKPGGGDRGGRPDAPVGTARWRVEPRVGTEYARVSGDHNPIHTSRLGARLFGFHRPIAHGMWSKARCLAAVENRLPDSYAVEVAFKLPVPLPSTVSFALLPEGGFALHDSRGRPHLAGLVR, from the coding sequence ATGCCGGCGGTCGGGGCGTTGAACCGGCGGGCGCTGCTCGGCGCGCTGCCGGGTCTCGGCGGCGGACGACGAGGGAGCGGCCTGCCGGCTGTCGAGCTGACCGTCGGCGGGGTGACAGTCGACCGGGCACGCCTGGCCGACTACGACCGGGTCTGCGGGTTCCGGCTCAGCGATCGACTGCCGGGGACCTTCCCGCACGTCCTGGGCTTCCCCCTAGCGCTGCGGCTGATGACCCTGCCGGCGTTCCCGCTCCCGCTCACCGGCCTGGTGCACATCGGCAACCGGATCGCCGTGCACCGCCCGATCACCGCCGACGAGACACTCGACTTCACGGCGTACGCCGAGAACCTGCGCCCACACGACCGGGGGCGGCAGGTGGACGTGGTGCTCGTCGGCTCGGTCGACGGCGAGACGGTCTGGGAGGGTGTCTCGACGTACCTGGGTCGGGAACGCAAGCCCGGCGGCGGCGATCGGGGTGGGCGGCCCGACGCGCCGGTCGGCACGGCCCGCTGGCGGGTGGAACCTCGCGTCGGCACGGAGTACGCGCGGGTGTCCGGAGACCACAACCCGATCCACACCTCCCGGCTCGGTGCGCGGCTGTTCGGCTTCCACCGGCCGATCGCGCACGGCATGTGGAGCAAGGCGCGCTGCCTGGCCGCGGTGGAGAACCGGCTGCCGGACTCGTACGCCGTCGAGGTCGCCTTCAAGCTGCCGGTGCCGCTGCCGAGCACTGTGAGCTTCGCGCTGCTGCCGGAGGGCGGGTTCGCCCTGCACGACTCGCGCGGTCGACCGCACCTGGCGGGTCTCGTGCGCTGA
- a CDS encoding NUDIX domain-containing protein: MDEQKFLDAYDPRAYPAVAVTVDVVAFTIRDDALHLLLIRRGQAPFEGHWALPGGFVHPDEDLAAGARRELAEETGLGGDGLRRVHLEQLGSYGAPDRDPRMRIVSIAHLAFAPDLPDPAAGTDADEAIWLPVTALSSRQLAFDHGRIIDDALERARSKLEYTPLATRFLPGEFTISELRAVYETVWGHPLHAGNFHRKVLSVPGFVESTGASTERGGSRGGPRARLYRAGDARLLHPALLRPAREETVR, translated from the coding sequence GTGGACGAGCAGAAGTTCCTGGACGCGTACGACCCCCGGGCCTATCCCGCGGTCGCGGTCACCGTCGACGTGGTCGCGTTCACCATCCGCGACGACGCCCTGCACCTGCTGCTGATCCGGCGCGGCCAGGCACCCTTCGAGGGGCACTGGGCGCTGCCCGGCGGTTTCGTCCACCCCGACGAGGACCTGGCCGCCGGTGCCCGGCGCGAGCTGGCCGAGGAGACCGGGCTCGGCGGTGACGGGCTGCGCCGCGTACACCTGGAGCAGTTGGGCAGCTACGGCGCTCCCGACCGCGACCCGCGGATGCGCATCGTCTCGATCGCCCACCTCGCGTTCGCCCCCGACCTGCCGGACCCGGCCGCCGGCACCGACGCCGACGAGGCGATCTGGCTGCCGGTGACCGCGCTGAGCAGCCGGCAGCTCGCCTTCGACCACGGTCGGATCATCGACGACGCGCTGGAGCGGGCCCGATCCAAGCTGGAATACACCCCGCTCGCCACCCGCTTCCTCCCCGGCGAGTTCACCATCAGCGAGCTGCGTGCCGTCTACGAGACGGTCTGGGGTCACCCGCTGCACGCCGGCAACTTCCACCGCAAGGTGCTCTCCGTGCCGGGCTTCGTGGAGAGCACCGGCGCCAGCACCGAGCGCGGCGGCAGTCGGGGCGGCCCGCGCGCCCGGCTCTACCGGGCCGGCGACGCCCGGCTGCTGCACCCGGCCCTGCTGCGCCCGGCCCGTGAGGAGACGGTGCGATGA
- a CDS encoding serine/threonine protein kinase has translation MRTAEAIGLVAAARTDADLFGADQPARRYRELVAALHPDHLPADPAVRAEATEAFIHVTTRWRARRVTVLGDYRLGAPAHSGDLADLYDVGDDRLLKLPRRPTDHDLMAREAHALRTIAERGDPRYLPYVPRLVDEFRHHDTATGAERRINVLATAPGLHDLDEVRRAYPDGLDARDAAWMWRRLLVALGLAHRAGVVHGAVLPRHVLIEPEAHGVVLVDWCFSTPVGGTVPAVVPGHGWDPEEVVTKQPCGPGTDIAMASHCMSWLMGPRAPRELHTFAQGCRQRSLDARPDDAWRLLRELDQVLDRLYGPRTFRPFTLTP, from the coding sequence ATGAGGACGGCGGAGGCCATCGGCCTGGTCGCGGCGGCCCGCACCGACGCCGACCTGTTCGGCGCGGACCAGCCGGCCCGGCGCTACCGCGAGCTGGTCGCGGCCCTGCACCCCGACCACCTGCCGGCCGACCCGGCGGTACGCGCCGAAGCGACCGAGGCGTTCATCCACGTCACCACCAGGTGGCGGGCCCGGCGGGTAACCGTCCTCGGCGACTACCGGCTCGGCGCGCCGGCCCACTCCGGTGACCTGGCCGACCTCTACGACGTGGGCGACGACCGGCTGCTCAAGCTGCCTCGGCGGCCCACCGACCACGACCTGATGGCCCGCGAGGCACACGCCCTACGCACCATCGCCGAGCGCGGCGACCCGCGCTACCTGCCGTACGTGCCCCGGCTCGTCGACGAATTCCGGCACCACGACACCGCCACCGGCGCGGAACGGCGGATCAACGTGCTCGCCACCGCACCCGGCCTGCACGACCTCGACGAGGTGCGGCGCGCGTACCCCGACGGGCTGGACGCCCGGGACGCGGCCTGGATGTGGCGGCGGCTGCTGGTGGCGCTCGGCCTGGCCCACCGGGCGGGCGTGGTGCACGGCGCGGTCCTGCCGCGCCACGTGCTGATCGAGCCGGAGGCCCACGGCGTGGTGCTCGTCGACTGGTGCTTCTCGACCCCCGTCGGCGGCACCGTCCCGGCGGTCGTGCCCGGCCACGGCTGGGACCCGGAGGAGGTCGTCACGAAACAGCCCTGCGGCCCGGGCACCGACATCGCCATGGCCAGCCACTGCATGAGCTGGCTGATGGGGCCGCGCGCACCCCGGGAGCTGCACACCTTCGCCCAGGGCTGCCGACAACGGTCACTGGACGCCCGGCCCGACGACGCCTGGCGTCTGCTCCGCGAACTCGACCAGGTGCTGGACCGGCTCTACGGGCCGCGCACCTTCCGACCCTTCACCCTCACCCCCTAA
- a CDS encoding adenylosuccinate synthetase, translating to MKHVAVVDLGYGDAGKGTVVDWLCATRPVHTVVRFNGGAQAAHNVVLRDGRHHTFAQFGAGTFHSGVGTHLSRHVVVDPLALAAEADHLATVGVTDALDRLTVDSEALLATPYHRAANRAREIARGADRHGSCGLGVGEAVAYGLAHPDDAPRVADCRSPALLRRRLTALRDRLTAELGPLDAPPVEDCLPAYTGFAGRVTIVDRSWLAGALRSGTCVFEGAQGVLLDEWHGFHPYTTWSTTTFANADSLLAEAGLPGDVTRVGVLRVVTTRHGAGPLVTEDPALPFTDRHNGTNPWQGRFRFGHFDAVAHRYALAAAGGVDGLALTHLDLTGPDLRICRRYDTTDRLTPGPPGDLDRQAALTDRLLRSRPLYDDPPTDWAEAVGAELGTPVVLTSQGPTADDKIAHGPLLAPPVLVPAG from the coding sequence GTGAAGCACGTGGCGGTGGTCGACCTCGGCTACGGCGACGCCGGCAAGGGCACGGTGGTGGACTGGCTCTGCGCCACCCGACCCGTGCACACGGTGGTCCGCTTCAACGGGGGCGCGCAGGCGGCACACAACGTCGTGCTGCGCGACGGGCGGCACCACACGTTCGCGCAGTTCGGCGCCGGCACGTTCCACAGCGGTGTCGGTACGCACCTGTCGCGGCACGTGGTGGTGGACCCGCTGGCCCTGGCCGCCGAGGCCGACCATCTCGCCACGGTGGGGGTGACCGATGCGCTCGACCGACTGACGGTCGACTCCGAGGCGTTACTCGCCACCCCGTACCACCGGGCCGCCAACCGGGCCCGGGAGATCGCCCGGGGAGCCGACCGGCACGGCTCCTGCGGGCTCGGGGTGGGCGAGGCCGTCGCGTACGGTCTCGCCCATCCGGACGACGCGCCCCGGGTCGCCGACTGCCGCAGCCCGGCACTGCTGCGCCGTCGGCTGACCGCCCTGCGGGATCGGTTGACCGCCGAACTCGGCCCGCTGGACGCGCCGCCGGTCGAGGACTGCCTGCCCGCGTACACCGGGTTCGCCGGGCGGGTCACCATCGTCGACCGGAGCTGGCTGGCCGGTGCGCTGCGCTCCGGCACCTGCGTCTTCGAGGGCGCGCAGGGGGTGCTGCTCGACGAGTGGCACGGCTTCCACCCGTACACGACGTGGAGCACCACCACGTTCGCCAACGCCGACAGCCTGCTCGCCGAAGCGGGTCTGCCCGGCGACGTGACCCGGGTCGGGGTGCTGCGCGTCGTCACAACCCGGCACGGTGCCGGTCCGTTGGTGACCGAGGACCCGGCGCTGCCGTTCACCGACCGGCACAATGGCACCAACCCGTGGCAGGGCCGGTTCCGGTTCGGCCACTTCGACGCGGTCGCCCACCGGTACGCCCTCGCCGCCGCCGGTGGGGTCGACGGCCTGGCGTTGACCCACCTCGACCTGACCGGCCCCGACCTGCGGATCTGCCGCCGCTACGACACCACCGACCGGCTCACCCCCGGCCCGCCCGGCGACCTGGACCGGCAGGCCGCGCTCACCGACCGTCTGCTGCGCTCCCGCCCGCTCTACGACGACCCGCCGACGGACTGGGCGGAGGCCGTCGGCGCGGAGCTGGGCACACCCGTGGTGCTGACCTCGCAGGGGCCCACCGCCGACGACAAGATCGCGCACGGCCCGCTGCTCGCCCCACCGGTCCTGGTCCCCGCGGGCTGA
- a CDS encoding DedA family protein → MDALLDLLRGTVTSPWVYLVIFGLTAIDAFFPAVPGEAAVITAGVLSASAGHPSLTLVIVSAAVGALVGDHISYAIGRGGGSHRLARLPDGSRRRAGSDWARRAVDRRGGVILTTSRYVPGGRTAVTLTMGAVRYPRRAFLLYDSIAAVTWALYCGLLGYFGGLAFEREPVKGVLVGVGVSLVITFGLEGIRWLRRRAHRHAAARR, encoded by the coding sequence ATGGACGCCCTGCTCGACCTCCTCCGTGGGACGGTCACATCGCCGTGGGTGTACCTGGTGATCTTCGGGCTCACCGCGATCGACGCCTTCTTCCCGGCGGTGCCGGGCGAGGCAGCGGTGATCACCGCCGGGGTGCTGTCGGCCAGCGCCGGTCACCCCAGCCTGACCTTGGTGATCGTCAGCGCCGCCGTCGGCGCGCTGGTCGGCGACCACATCTCCTACGCCATCGGTCGGGGCGGCGGGTCACACCGGCTCGCCCGGCTGCCCGATGGCAGCCGGCGGCGGGCCGGCTCCGACTGGGCCCGCCGGGCCGTCGACCGGCGCGGCGGCGTCATCCTGACCACCAGCCGGTACGTGCCGGGCGGCCGGACGGCGGTCACCCTCACCATGGGCGCGGTGCGCTATCCCCGCCGGGCATTCCTGCTGTACGACAGCATCGCGGCGGTCACCTGGGCGCTCTACTGCGGGCTGCTCGGTTACTTCGGCGGGCTGGCCTTCGAACGTGAGCCCGTGAAGGGCGTACTGGTCGGGGTGGGGGTCTCGCTGGTCATCACGTTCGGTCTGGAGGGGATCCGCTGGCTGCGCCGCCGCGCCCACCGCCACGCGGCCGCCCGCCGCTGA
- a CDS encoding response regulator transcription factor: protein MIRVVVVDDEQLVRAGLRLILEAAEDITVVGEAADGAGALEQAQRLRPDVVLLDVRMPGVDGLIVAPEVVAAGPKVIMLTTFDLDEYVHGALRAGAVGFLLKDTPPRELAAAVRTVAAGHAMLAPTVTRRLISSFADRGPARRDAARQRLAPLTTRESEVVREVARGHGNAEIARRLAMSEATVKAHVSRALAKLHVDNRVQLAILVHDADLL, encoded by the coding sequence GTGATCCGGGTGGTGGTGGTCGACGACGAGCAGCTGGTGCGGGCCGGGCTGCGGCTGATCCTCGAGGCGGCGGAGGACATCACAGTCGTCGGTGAGGCGGCGGACGGCGCCGGCGCGCTGGAGCAGGCCCAGCGGTTACGCCCCGACGTGGTGCTGCTCGACGTGCGGATGCCGGGCGTCGACGGGCTGATCGTCGCGCCCGAGGTGGTCGCCGCCGGCCCGAAGGTGATCATGCTGACCACCTTCGACCTCGACGAGTACGTGCACGGGGCACTGCGGGCCGGTGCGGTCGGCTTCCTGCTCAAGGACACCCCGCCCCGTGAGTTGGCCGCCGCCGTCCGGACGGTGGCCGCCGGGCACGCGATGCTCGCCCCGACCGTGACCCGGCGGTTGATCAGCTCGTTCGCCGATCGTGGCCCGGCCCGCCGGGACGCGGCTCGCCAGCGGCTCGCACCGCTCACCACGCGGGAGTCGGAGGTCGTGCGCGAGGTGGCGCGCGGGCACGGCAACGCGGAGATCGCCCGGCGGTTGGCGATGAGCGAGGCCACCGTGAAGGCACACGTCAGCCGGGCGCTGGCGAAACTGCACGTGGACAACCGGGTGCAGTTGGCGATCCTGGTGCACGACGCCGACCTGCTGTGA
- a CDS encoding histidine kinase yields the protein MAFSAVALRRVVQRYAPLLLAVLVAAAVRASATGDIGVRSPLPGAVVLLIALGSAWAAGTVRTRRWPLFLAAAVGWLVLAAAAAGVLASYQAGLRLRGRQLAGYLAGAAVVLTGGVLVGLAVGGVRRITTASTGNVLLLAACLVGLPLVFGLWVRARQDTLAALRDRAERLEREQEARADRVRAEERTRIAREMHDVVAHRVSLMVVHAGALEVTAADPATVEAATLIRTTGRQALTDLREVLGVLRQAGPAVTPERGLDTLDELIGESRAAGLRVFRQDEGVPTVLPATLGRTAYRVVREALTNVRKHAADAETTVCLRYLPDGLEVLVRNGPSEGGSALPGAGQGLLGLRERVELLGGRLEAAPVGGGFLVRALIPLAGAA from the coding sequence GTGGCCTTCAGCGCCGTCGCCCTCCGGCGGGTCGTCCAGCGGTACGCCCCGCTGCTGCTCGCCGTCCTGGTCGCCGCGGCCGTCCGGGCCAGCGCGACAGGTGACATCGGGGTCCGATCGCCACTGCCGGGCGCGGTGGTGCTGCTGATCGCGCTGGGCTCGGCGTGGGCCGCAGGCACGGTTCGTACCCGTCGCTGGCCGCTGTTCCTGGCCGCGGCGGTCGGCTGGTTGGTGCTCGCCGCGGCGGCGGCCGGGGTGCTGGCCTCGTACCAGGCCGGGCTGCGGTTGCGCGGTCGCCAACTCGCCGGCTACCTCGCCGGTGCGGCAGTGGTGCTGACCGGTGGGGTGCTGGTCGGGCTGGCGGTGGGTGGCGTACGCCGGATCACCACCGCCAGCACCGGCAACGTGCTGCTGCTCGCCGCCTGTCTGGTGGGGCTCCCGTTGGTCTTCGGCCTGTGGGTGCGGGCGCGCCAGGACACCCTCGCCGCGCTGCGGGACCGGGCCGAGCGGCTGGAACGCGAGCAGGAGGCCCGCGCCGACCGGGTCCGCGCCGAGGAGCGGACCCGGATTGCCCGGGAGATGCACGACGTGGTGGCGCACCGGGTCTCGCTGATGGTGGTGCATGCCGGGGCGCTGGAGGTAACCGCCGCGGACCCGGCGACCGTCGAGGCGGCCACGCTGATCCGGACGACCGGCCGGCAGGCGCTCACCGACCTGCGCGAGGTGCTGGGTGTGCTGCGCCAGGCCGGCCCGGCCGTGACGCCGGAGCGAGGGCTCGACACGTTGGACGAGTTGATCGGGGAGTCCCGCGCCGCCGGGCTGCGGGTGTTCCGGCAGGACGAGGGTGTGCCGACGGTGCTACCGGCGACGCTGGGGCGTACCGCGTACCGGGTGGTTCGTGAGGCGCTGACCAACGTGCGCAAGCACGCGGCCGACGCCGAGACGACGGTCTGCCTGCGCTATCTGCCCGACGGGCTGGAGGTGCTGGTCCGCAACGGCCCGTCCGAGGGTGGGTCGGCGCTGCCCGGTGCCGGGCAGGGCCTGCTCGGGCTGCGTGAGCGGGTGGAGTTGCTCGGCGGCCGGTTGGAGGCGGCTCCGGTGGGCGGCGGCTTCCTGGTCCGGGCCCTGATCCCGCTGGCGGGCGCGGCGTGA
- a CDS encoding DedA family protein has translation MMDLLDLLHDTMSSPWVYLAIFAIAVLDGFFPVVPSETAVITAGVFAASGAPYLPAVILVAAAGALVGDHISYAIGRGGGTRLLDRLPPGGRRRAAIDRARRGIATRGGLILTVARYIPGGRTAVTLTMGAVRYPRRRFLAFDALAASSWGLYSALVGYLGGLAFEQDPLRGLLLGLGLALTVTVVVEVVRWLRNRRRATRAGEPGTDAVSAGAVSRPADAR, from the coding sequence ATCATGGATCTGCTCGACCTGCTGCACGACACCATGTCCTCGCCCTGGGTGTACCTGGCGATCTTCGCGATCGCGGTGCTCGACGGCTTCTTCCCGGTGGTGCCGAGCGAGACCGCGGTGATCACCGCAGGGGTGTTCGCGGCCTCCGGAGCGCCGTACCTGCCGGCGGTGATCCTGGTGGCCGCCGCCGGGGCGCTGGTCGGCGACCACATCTCGTACGCCATCGGGCGGGGCGGCGGCACGCGCCTGCTCGACCGGCTGCCGCCCGGCGGTCGACGCCGAGCCGCCATCGACCGGGCCCGGCGGGGGATCGCCACCCGGGGCGGTCTGATCCTCACCGTGGCCCGCTACATTCCGGGCGGTCGGACCGCTGTCACACTCACCATGGGCGCGGTGCGTTATCCCCGGCGACGGTTCCTGGCCTTCGACGCGCTGGCCGCCAGCTCGTGGGGGCTCTACTCGGCGCTTGTCGGCTACCTCGGCGGCCTGGCCTTCGAGCAGGACCCGCTGCGTGGTCTCCTGCTCGGTCTGGGCCTCGCCCTGACGGTGACGGTGGTCGTCGAGGTGGTCCGCTGGCTCCGTAACCGCCGCCGTGCGACGCGGGCCGGCGAGCCGGGCACCGACGCTGTCTCCGCCGGGGCCGTCAGTCGGCCGGCGGACGCCAGGTGA
- a CDS encoding TetR/AcrR family transcriptional regulator yields MSTPPAFKRLPRAVREQQMLDAAVKVFSRRGFHAASMDEIAEDAGISKPMVYAYLGTKEELFVACLHREGTRMMQAIAGAAAPDLPADERLWRGLKAFFGFVGAHRDGWAVLYRQARGEQPFAGELATMRARLVEVVAGMLDHALRAEGREIAAIDLEVVAYALVGATESLADWLADHPDADPERTATRMMNVAWLGAAQLLHGVTWRPPAD; encoded by the coding sequence GTGTCCACCCCTCCCGCCTTCAAGCGCCTGCCACGCGCCGTCCGCGAGCAGCAGATGCTCGACGCAGCCGTGAAGGTCTTCTCCCGGCGCGGCTTCCACGCCGCCAGCATGGACGAGATCGCGGAGGACGCCGGCATCTCCAAACCCATGGTGTACGCGTACCTCGGCACCAAGGAGGAGCTCTTCGTCGCCTGCCTGCACCGGGAGGGCACCCGGATGATGCAGGCCATCGCCGGGGCGGCGGCCCCCGACCTGCCGGCCGACGAGCGGCTCTGGCGCGGGCTCAAGGCGTTCTTCGGCTTCGTGGGCGCCCACCGGGACGGCTGGGCGGTGCTCTACCGGCAGGCCCGGGGCGAGCAGCCGTTCGCCGGCGAACTCGCCACCATGCGGGCCCGGCTGGTCGAGGTGGTGGCCGGGATGCTCGACCACGCGCTGCGCGCCGAGGGCCGCGAGATCGCCGCCATCGACCTGGAGGTCGTCGCGTACGCCCTGGTCGGCGCGACCGAGTCACTGGCCGACTGGCTCGCCGACCACCCGGACGCCGACCCGGAGAGGACGGCGACCCGGATGATGAACGTGGCCTGGCTCGGCGCCGCCCAACTGCTGCACGGCGTCACCTGGCGTCCGCCGGCCGACTGA
- a CDS encoding SCP2 sterol-binding domain-containing protein, with protein sequence MTDFDPATFANVGPKEFAQLVKSTPDDKIAQVMSGDLRGKILGEVFNRMPSLFRADRAGSTNAVIHWVITGRPDGGSDTYEVVIADGKCVVNETPQHDPKLSLTMGPVEFLKIVSGGANPVMMFMTGKLKAKGDLGLAANIANLFDIPKA encoded by the coding sequence ATGACTGACTTCGACCCGGCCACCTTCGCCAACGTGGGCCCCAAGGAGTTCGCCCAGCTGGTCAAGTCCACCCCGGACGACAAGATCGCCCAGGTGATGTCCGGTGACCTGCGCGGCAAGATCCTCGGTGAGGTGTTCAACCGGATGCCGTCGCTGTTCCGTGCGGACCGGGCCGGCTCCACCAACGCGGTCATCCACTGGGTCATCACCGGTCGCCCGGACGGTGGCAGCGACACCTACGAGGTGGTCATCGCCGACGGCAAGTGCGTAGTGAACGAGACCCCGCAGCACGACCCGAAGCTGAGCCTGACCATGGGCCCGGTCGAGTTCCTGAAGATCGTCTCCGGTGGTGCCAACCCGGTGATGATGTTCATGACCGGCAAGCTGAAGGCGAAGGGCGACCTCGGCCTCGCCGCCAACATCGCCAACCTGTTCGACATCCCCAAGGCCTGA
- a CDS encoding acyl-CoA dehydrogenase family protein: MAEFSLDLNEEQRDLRDWVHGFAAEVVRPAAAEWDEREDTPWPVIQEATKVGLYGFEFLATCWADPTGLSLPIASEELFWGDAGIGLAIFGTSLAVAAIYGAGTPDQMVEWVPQCFGDADSPAVAAFCTSEPEAGSDVGAMRTRAVYDEATDEWVLTGQKAYATNGGIAGVHVVTASVDPTLGSRGQAAFVVPPGTPGLAATRKLRKLGLRASHTADVFLDGVRVPGRCLLGGRDALLDRLDRARSGQRATGQAAMRTFELSRPTVGAQALGVARAAYEYSLDYAKDRVQFGRPIIENQAVAFTLADMRMEIDAARLLVWRASWMGRNNRPFTAGEGSMSKLKAGEVAVSVTEKAVQLLGGAGFLRDHPVERWYRDAKIYTIFEGTSEIQRLVISRAISGMQIR; the protein is encoded by the coding sequence ATGGCTGAGTTCTCGCTCGACCTGAACGAGGAACAGCGGGACCTACGCGACTGGGTGCACGGCTTCGCCGCCGAGGTCGTGCGCCCGGCCGCGGCCGAGTGGGACGAACGTGAGGACACCCCGTGGCCGGTGATCCAGGAAGCCACCAAGGTCGGCCTGTACGGCTTCGAGTTCCTCGCCACCTGCTGGGCCGACCCGACCGGGCTCTCCCTGCCGATCGCCAGCGAGGAGCTCTTCTGGGGTGACGCCGGCATCGGCCTCGCCATCTTCGGCACCTCGCTCGCCGTCGCCGCCATCTACGGCGCCGGCACCCCGGACCAGATGGTCGAGTGGGTGCCGCAGTGCTTCGGCGACGCCGACTCACCAGCCGTCGCGGCGTTCTGCACCAGCGAGCCGGAAGCCGGCTCCGACGTCGGCGCGATGCGCACCCGTGCCGTCTACGACGAGGCCACCGACGAGTGGGTGCTCACCGGCCAGAAGGCGTACGCCACCAACGGTGGGATCGCCGGCGTGCACGTGGTCACCGCCTCCGTCGACCCCACACTCGGCTCCCGGGGCCAGGCCGCGTTCGTCGTACCGCCCGGCACCCCCGGCCTGGCCGCCACCCGCAAGCTGCGCAAACTCGGCCTCCGCGCGTCGCACACCGCCGACGTCTTCCTCGACGGGGTACGCGTGCCCGGCCGTTGCCTGCTCGGCGGGCGGGACGCCCTGCTGGACCGCCTCGACCGGGCCCGCTCCGGTCAACGCGCCACCGGACAGGCCGCCATGCGGACCTTCGAGCTGTCCCGACCCACGGTCGGCGCGCAGGCGTTGGGCGTGGCGCGGGCCGCCTACGAATACTCCCTCGACTACGCGAAGGACCGGGTCCAGTTCGGACGGCCCATCATCGAGAACCAGGCTGTCGCGTTCACGCTGGCCGACATGCGGATGGAGATCGACGCGGCGCGGCTGCTGGTGTGGCGGGCCTCGTGGATGGGCCGCAACAACCGCCCGTTCACCGCGGGCGAGGGCTCGATGTCCAAGCTCAAGGCCGGTGAGGTGGCGGTGTCGGTCACCGAGAAGGCGGTGCAGTTGCTCGGCGGGGCCGGTTTCCTGCGCGACCACCCGGTCGAACGGTGGTACCGCGACGCCAAGATCTACACCATCTTCGAGGGCACCTCCGAGATCCAACGACTGGTCATCTCCCGGGCGATCTCCGGGATGCAGATCCGCTGA